From Pungitius pungitius chromosome 9, fPunPun2.1, whole genome shotgun sequence, one genomic window encodes:
- the zgc:112980 gene encoding uncharacterized protein zgc:112980 → MGTAVDTGEVIIILSDDEDAEENISFSDQSVVLVEVEDVKKSDSAVAPVALDEDLVITFSRRAEVLPHARYDCPIHVFTVTDEIGAPAAGNQLMCDQCFCYICDKLASLCEMWCCSGLCHCNSHKKSDFWNNLRNSLLLGGLQRFNLTLSELDSHLRHAETMLQSFKLRLSAKFASFLRGETCGPSDWNPKGLVFNYTPVYEFVSSFLNEADQQEGRAAAVLRLGAAEVFIRHFQVSGSYISHSPTANAVEGRLVLLQRVIASVQRQMVMSSLTPEFIHKLQEFYQKLFFPPELRHMKSSLCVRPWDDVLLVSVLKGQNVSGVRKDKGKKDLLIEQIAVVLLRTELLQQQHRYRELVRYLRVVESDDSKLLQQVRDLIPFFFCLDGSLPGGLHSLFPAVNAPAARLTPRLFLFYLRLFTTATAPPLATVRVSGSAQVCFSDAAWQPMKDAVPLPADVVVRFALRVQRCCPAVFADSQCWVSLLQVVNPPAAVPEPPLKFLHEAKDVVGSILLDQRGSNVQIPRSFQEVYPDQALLLLVTAALGQRILRAALSPALPVLNTLKGNLWALGWLWDSLSSSPERLGSFSQELSQEAGAATDGDNVLGFLRSRASAPSS, encoded by the exons ATGGGTACAGCGGTGGACACTGGAGaagtcatcatcatcctcagtgaCGATGAAGATGCTGAAGAAAACATCTCGTTCAGTGATCAGTCGGTTGTCCtcgtggaggtggaggacgtgAAGAAGAGTG ACTCTGCTGTAGCTCCCGTTGCTCTGGATGAGGACCTGGTCATCACCTTCTCCCGCCGCGCGGAGGTCCTCCCCCACGCACGCTACGACTGTCCCATACACGTCTTCAC GGTGACGGACGAGATCGGTGCTCCTGCGGCCGGTAACCAGCTCATGTGCGATCAGTGCTTCTGCTACATCTGTGACAAGCTGGCGTCATTG tgtgaaATGTGGTGCTGCAGCGGACTTTGTCACTGCAACAGCCACAAGAAGAGCGACTTCTGGAACAACCTCAGAAACAGCTTGCTGCTGGGAGGACTCCAGCGCTTCAACCTGACTCTGTCGGAATTAGATTCCCACCTCCGGCACGCAG AGACGATGCTGCAGAGCTTCAAACTGAGGCTCTCTGCAAAGTTTGCGTCCTTCTTGAGAGGAGAGACTTGCGGTCCGAGCGACTGGAACCCGAAAGGCCTCGTCTTCAA ctaCACACCCGTGTACGAGTTTGTGTCGTCGTTCCTGAACGAAGCCGATCAGCAGGAGGGCAGAGCTGCAGCCGTCCTCAGACTGGGAGCCGCAGAGGTCTTCATACGACATTTTCAAGTCTCGGG GTCTTACATCTCACACTCGCCTACTGCTAATGCTGTTGAAGGCAGACTAGTGTTACtgcagag GGTAATAGCGTCCGTGCAGAGACAGATGGTGATGAGCAGTTTGACCCCAGAGTTCATCCACAAATTGCAGGAATTTTACCAGAAGTTATTTTTCCCTCCTGAGCTGAGGCACATGAAGagcag CCTGTGTGTCCGTCCCTGGGACGACGTGCTGCTGGTGTCCGTGCTGAAGGGGCAGAACGTGTCGGGGGTCCGCAAAGACAAAGGCAAGAAGGACCTCCTGATAGAACAGATCGCTGTGGTTCTGTTGAGGACggaactactgcagcagcagcacag GTACAGAGAACTGGTTCGCTACCTACGGGTCGTCGAGAGCGATGATTCCAAACT CCTCCAGCAGGTCCGTGACCTCATCCCGTTCTTCTTCTGCCTGGACGGGTCCTTGCCGGGCGGCCTGCACAGTCTGTTCCCCGCGGTGAACGCCCCCGCCGCGCGCCTCACCCCGcgcctcttcctcttctaccTCCGCCTCTTCACCACGGCGACGGCGCCGCCGCTGGCCACGGTGCGGGTCAGCGGGTCGGCACAGGTGTGCTTCTCCGACGCGGCGTGGCAGCCGATGAAAG ATGCTGTGCCCCTTCCAGCCGACGTGGTGGTGAGGTTCGCCCTCCGGGTGCAGAGGTGCTGCCCGGCCGTCTTCGCCGAC TCTCAGTGTTGGGTCAGTTTACTCCAAGTCGTCAACCCGCCCGCCGCCGTCCCAGAACCACCTTTAAAGTTTCTACAC GAAGCGAAGGACGTCGTCGGTTCGATTCTGCTCGACCAGCGCGGCTCCAACGTACAGATCCCGCGTTCCTTTCAGgag GTGTACCCGGATCAGGCTTTGCTGCTGCTGGTAACGGCGGCGCTGGGTCAGAGGATCCTGCGTGCCGCTCTGAGTCCGGCCCTCCCCGTCCTCAACACGCTCAAG GGTAACCTGTGGGCTCTCGGGTGGCTGTGGGACAGTCTGTCCTCGAGCCCGGAGCGGCTGGGGTCCTTCTCCCAGGAGCTGTCGCAAGAGGCGGGAGCCGCGACAG ATGGGGATAACGTTTTAGGCTTCCTTCGCTCCCGTGCATCCGCTCCGTCTTCTTGA